One stretch of Cedecea neteri DNA includes these proteins:
- the purH gene encoding bifunctional phosphoribosylaminoimidazolecarboxamide formyltransferase/IMP cyclohydrolase: MPQRRPVRRALLSVSDKAGIVEFAQALSQRGVELLSTGGTARLLAEANLPVTEVSDYTGFPEMMDGRVKTLHPKVHGGILGRRGQDDAIMAEHAISPIDMVVVNLYPFAQTVAREGCSLEDAVENIDIGGPTMVRSAAKNHKDVAIVVKSSDYPTIVAELDANEGSLTLETRFDLAIKAFEHTAAYDSMIANYFGSLVPAYHGESKDPAGRFPRTLNLNFIKKQDMRYGENSHQQAAFYIEEEIKEASVATATQVQGKALSYNNIADTDAALECVKEFDEPACVIVKHANPCGVAVSGSVLEAYNLAYKTDPTSAFGGIIAFNRELDAETAQAIISRQFVEVIIAPSASEEALQITAAKQNVRVLVCGQWQKRTAGLDFKRVNGGLLVQDRDLGMVTAGDLRVVTKRQPTEQELHDALFCWKVAKFVKSNAIVYARDNMTIGIGAGQMSRVYSAKIAGIKASDEGLEVKGSAMASDAFFPFRDGIDAAAEAGVSCVIQPGGSIRDEEVIAAADEHGIAMIFTDMRHFRH; encoded by the coding sequence ATGCCACAACGTCGTCCTGTACGCCGCGCACTGCTCAGTGTTTCTGACAAAGCCGGTATCGTCGAATTCGCTCAGGCCCTCTCCCAGCGTGGAGTGGAGCTGCTGTCCACCGGCGGAACCGCCCGCCTGCTGGCTGAAGCAAACCTGCCGGTAACCGAAGTCTCCGACTACACCGGTTTCCCGGAGATGATGGACGGACGTGTCAAAACGCTGCATCCGAAAGTTCACGGCGGTATTTTGGGTCGTCGTGGCCAGGACGATGCGATTATGGCGGAGCACGCCATCTCTCCTATTGATATGGTCGTCGTTAACCTTTATCCGTTTGCCCAGACCGTTGCTCGCGAAGGCTGCTCTTTAGAAGATGCGGTCGAGAACATCGATATCGGTGGCCCAACCATGGTTCGCTCCGCGGCCAAGAACCATAAAGATGTGGCGATCGTAGTAAAAAGCAGTGACTACCCGACGATCGTTGCCGAGCTGGACGCTAACGAAGGATCGCTAACGCTGGAAACCCGCTTCGATCTGGCGATCAAAGCCTTTGAGCATACCGCCGCCTACGACAGCATGATCGCCAACTACTTCGGCAGCCTGGTGCCTGCTTACCACGGCGAGAGCAAAGATCCTGCCGGGCGCTTCCCGCGCACGCTGAACCTGAACTTCATTAAGAAGCAGGATATGCGCTATGGCGAAAACAGCCATCAGCAAGCCGCCTTCTATATAGAAGAAGAAATTAAAGAAGCGTCCGTGGCTACCGCGACCCAGGTGCAGGGTAAAGCGCTCTCCTATAACAACATCGCGGATACCGATGCGGCGCTGGAGTGCGTGAAAGAGTTCGACGAACCTGCCTGCGTTATCGTTAAGCATGCCAACCCTTGCGGCGTTGCGGTTAGCGGTTCCGTGCTCGAAGCCTACAACCTGGCTTATAAAACCGATCCAACGTCAGCCTTCGGCGGCATCATCGCCTTCAACCGCGAGCTGGACGCTGAAACCGCACAGGCGATTATTTCCCGCCAGTTCGTCGAAGTGATCATCGCCCCTTCCGCCAGCGAAGAAGCGCTGCAGATAACCGCAGCCAAGCAGAACGTTCGTGTCCTGGTTTGTGGCCAATGGCAGAAACGCACTGCCGGCCTCGACTTTAAACGTGTGAACGGCGGCCTGCTGGTTCAGGATCGCGATCTGGGTATGGTGACCGCTGGCGATCTGCGCGTTGTCACTAAACGCCAGCCAACAGAGCAAGAACTGCATGATGCGCTGTTCTGCTGGAAGGTAGCGAAGTTCGTTAAATCGAATGCCATCGTTTATGCCCGTGACAATATGACCATCGGCATAGGCGCCGGCCAGATGAGCCGCGTTTACTCCGCCAAAATTGCCGGCATCAAGGCCAGTGACGAAGGTCTGGAAGTGAAAGGCTCCGCCATGGCCTCTGACGCCTTCTTCCCGTTCCGCGATGGGATTGATGCTGCAGCCGAAGCTGGCGTGAGCTGCGTTATCCAGCCGGGCGGTTCTATTCGTGATGAAGAGGTCATTGCCGCCGCCGACGAGCATGGGATCGCGATGATCTTCACCGATATGCGCCACTTCCGCCATTAA
- the hupA gene encoding nucleoid-associated protein HU-alpha, translated as MNKTQLIDVIADKADLSKAQAKAALESTLAAITESLKEGDAVQLVGFGTFKVNHRAERTGRNPQTGNEIKIAAANVPAFVSGKALKDAVK; from the coding sequence ATGAACAAGACTCAACTGATTGATGTAATTGCTGACAAGGCTGACCTGTCTAAAGCACAGGCTAAAGCTGCTCTGGAATCCACTCTGGCTGCAATTACTGAGTCTCTGAAAGAAGGTGATGCTGTACAACTGGTTGGTTTCGGTACCTTCAAGGTGAACCACCGTGCTGAGCGCACTGGCCGCAACCCGCAGACCGGTAATGAAATCAAAATTGCTGCTGCTAACGTGCCGGCATTTGTTTCTGGTAAAGCACTGAAAGACGCGGTTAAGTAA
- the nudC gene encoding NAD(+) diphosphatase, translating into MERVIQNLDHGWWIVSHEQKIWLPQGDLPHGSAAEFQLTGCHALDIGEWEGEPVWLIREPRRTDMGSLRQLLDRDVGLFQLAGRGVQLAEFYRSHKYCGYCGHEMHFSKSEWAMLCGHCRERYYPQIAPCIIVAIRKDDHILLAQHTRHRNGVYTVLAGFVEVGETLEQAVAREVMEESSIQVKNLRYVTSQPWPFPQSLMTAFMADYHSGEIKIDPKELLDASWYRYDQLPLLPPPGTVARRLIEDTVALCRADYE; encoded by the coding sequence ATGGAACGTGTTATTCAAAACTTAGATCATGGTTGGTGGATAGTCAGCCATGAGCAGAAAATATGGTTGCCGCAGGGTGACTTACCTCACGGCAGCGCCGCCGAATTTCAGCTTACAGGCTGCCACGCCCTGGACATCGGGGAATGGGAAGGCGAACCGGTATGGCTGATACGAGAACCGCGCCGCACGGACATGGGCTCGCTGCGCCAGCTGCTGGACCGTGATGTTGGCCTGTTTCAGCTCGCCGGAAGGGGTGTTCAACTGGCCGAGTTTTACCGCTCGCATAAATATTGCGGCTACTGCGGCCATGAAATGCACTTCAGCAAAAGCGAATGGGCGATGCTCTGCGGCCACTGCCGGGAACGCTATTACCCGCAAATCGCCCCCTGCATTATCGTTGCTATCCGTAAGGACGATCATATCCTGCTGGCTCAGCATACGCGCCACCGCAACGGCGTTTACACCGTGCTGGCCGGATTTGTCGAAGTGGGTGAAACGCTGGAGCAGGCTGTGGCTCGCGAAGTCATGGAAGAGAGCAGCATTCAGGTGAAAAACCTGCGCTACGTGACCTCCCAGCCCTGGCCTTTCCCCCAGTCGCTGATGACCGCATTTATGGCGGATTACCATAGCGGCGAAATCAAAATAGATCCCAAAGAGCTGCTGGATGCCAGCTGGTATCGCTATGACCAACTGCCGCTATTGCCACCGCCGGGCACCGTGGCGCGCCGCTTAATTGAAGATACCGTTGCCCTGTGTCGCGCGGACTATGAATGA
- the aceB gene encoding malate synthase A, which yields MTQQTVSEELAFSQPFGDQERQILTPEAVDFLSDLVARFTPQRNKLLAARIAEQQAIDAGKLPDFNSETDSIRKSDWQIRGIPQDLLDRRVEITGPVERKMVINALNANVKVFMADFEDSLAPSWSKVIDGQINLRDAVNGTISWTNEAGKIYQLKPDPAVLVCRVRGLHLPEKHVTWRGEAIPGSLFDFGLYFFHNVDALLAKGSGPYFYLPKTQSWQEAAWWSEVFSFTEDRFDLPRGTIKATLLIETLPAVFQMDEILHALKDHIVGLNCGRWDYIFSYIKTLKNHPDRVLPDRQSVTMDKPFLNAYSRLLIKTCHRRGAFAMGGMAAFIPSKDSARNEWVLNKVKADKEMEANNGHDGTWIAHPGLADTVVEVFGKALGERHNQLDISRSEDVPITAAQLLEPCPGERTEEGMRANIRVAVQYIEAWISGNGCVPIYGLMEDAATAEISRTSIWQWIHHQKTLSNGQTVTKSLFRQMLAEEMLVIQAELGDQRYSQGRFDEAARLMEQITTSEELIDFLTLPGYRLLA from the coding sequence ATGACACAACAGACAGTTAGCGAAGAGCTGGCCTTTAGCCAGCCGTTTGGTGACCAGGAGAGACAGATTCTCACCCCTGAAGCCGTTGATTTCCTCAGCGACCTGGTAGCCCGCTTTACCCCACAGCGCAATAAGCTGCTGGCGGCTCGTATTGCGGAGCAGCAGGCTATTGATGCAGGAAAACTGCCTGATTTTAATTCGGAAACCGATTCCATTCGAAAGAGTGACTGGCAAATTCGCGGCATTCCACAGGATCTTCTCGACCGGCGGGTTGAAATTACCGGGCCGGTTGAACGCAAAATGGTTATCAATGCCCTGAATGCTAACGTAAAAGTATTTATGGCCGACTTTGAGGATTCCCTGGCACCGAGCTGGAGCAAGGTTATCGATGGCCAGATCAACCTGCGCGATGCGGTTAATGGCACCATCAGCTGGACCAACGAAGCGGGAAAAATTTATCAGCTAAAGCCCGATCCGGCGGTACTGGTTTGCCGCGTACGCGGCCTGCACCTGCCTGAAAAACACGTGACCTGGCGTGGGGAAGCCATTCCGGGCAGCCTGTTCGACTTCGGGCTCTATTTCTTCCACAACGTTGATGCCTTGTTGGCCAAAGGCAGCGGCCCTTACTTCTACCTGCCGAAAACGCAGTCGTGGCAGGAAGCCGCCTGGTGGAGCGAAGTATTCAGCTTTACGGAAGATCGCTTCGATCTGCCGCGGGGCACCATCAAGGCCACTCTGCTGATCGAAACGTTACCGGCAGTCTTCCAGATGGACGAGATCCTGCACGCGCTGAAAGATCACATTGTCGGCCTGAACTGCGGGCGTTGGGACTACATCTTCAGCTACATAAAAACCCTGAAAAACCATCCGGATCGCGTCCTGCCGGACAGACAGTCCGTGACGATGGACAAACCGTTCCTGAATGCTTACTCGCGCCTGCTGATTAAAACCTGCCATCGCCGGGGCGCTTTTGCGATGGGCGGTATGGCGGCCTTTATCCCTAGCAAAGACAGCGCGCGTAATGAATGGGTGCTGAACAAAGTCAAAGCGGACAAAGAGATGGAGGCCAACAACGGCCACGACGGCACCTGGATTGCGCATCCGGGCCTTGCGGACACGGTTGTCGAGGTCTTTGGCAAAGCGCTAGGTGAGCGTCACAACCAGCTGGATATTAGCCGCAGCGAAGATGTTCCCATTACCGCGGCCCAGCTGCTTGAGCCTTGCCCTGGGGAGCGTACCGAAGAAGGCATGCGCGCCAACATCCGCGTTGCAGTGCAGTACATCGAGGCCTGGATCTCCGGCAACGGCTGCGTGCCTATCTATGGGCTGATGGAGGATGCCGCGACCGCTGAAATTTCCCGTACTTCCATCTGGCAATGGATCCATCACCAGAAGACGCTGAGCAACGGCCAGACCGTCACTAAATCGCTGTTTCGCCAGATGCTTGCCGAAGAGATGTTGGTGATTCAGGCCGAGCTGGGGGACCAGCGTTATAGCCAGGGGCGCTTCGATGAAGCCGCACGGCTGATGGAACAAATTACCACCTCAGAAGAGTTAATCGACTTCCTGACGCTGCCGGGCTACCGCCTGCTTGCCTGA
- a CDS encoding Rsd/AlgQ family anti-sigma factor, protein MLNQLANLTERVGGSNELVDQWLQARKHLLVAYYNMVGIKPNKESHTALDEKALDNFCHGLVDYLSSGHFSIYERIISNLEGGSPLLSAAQLYPQLEANTQQIMDLYDSHLENAIGRDSWVEFQQALSEIGECLEARFTLEDKLVLLAIDNNLDGSASDAAGLASPA, encoded by the coding sequence ATGCTGAACCAGTTAGCCAATCTGACTGAGCGCGTTGGTGGTAGTAATGAGTTAGTTGACCAGTGGCTTCAGGCTCGTAAACACCTGTTGGTTGCCTATTACAACATGGTCGGGATCAAGCCTAACAAGGAATCCCACACCGCGCTCGACGAAAAAGCGTTAGATAATTTTTGCCACGGCCTGGTGGATTATCTCTCTTCCGGCCATTTTAGTATTTACGAGCGCATTATCAGCAACCTGGAAGGCGGCAGCCCGCTGCTGAGCGCGGCACAGCTTTATCCTCAACTGGAAGCCAATACCCAACAGATAATGGACCTCTACGACTCGCATCTCGAAAACGCCATCGGCCGCGACAGCTGGGTCGAGTTTCAGCAGGCATTATCGGAGATAGGCGAGTGCCTTGAGGCCCGCTTCACCCTTGAAGATAAGTTAGTCCTGTTGGCTATCGATAACAACCTGGACGGCAGCGCCAGCGATGCGGCCGGGCTGGCAAGTCCAGCTTGA
- the metA gene encoding homoserine O-acetyltransferase MetA, producing the protein MPIRVQDELPAVNFLREENVFVMTSSRASNQEIRPLKVLILNLMPKKIETENQFLRLLSNSPLQVDIQLLRIDSRESRNTPSEHLNNFYCNFEDIQHDNYDGLIVTGAPLGLVEFNDVAYWPQIQQVLEWAKDHVTSTLFVCWAVQAALNILYGIPKQTRDEKLSGVYEHHVTQPHALLTRGFDDSFLAPHSRYADFPAQLIRDYTDLEIFAETEQGDAYLFGSRDKRIAFVTGHPEYDPLTLSGEYFRDVDAGLEPDVPYNYFPGDDPAKKPRATWRSHGNLLFTNWLNYYVYQITPFDLRRMNPTLD; encoded by the coding sequence ATGCCGATTCGGGTGCAGGACGAGCTACCAGCCGTCAATTTCCTGCGTGAGGAAAACGTCTTTGTGATGACTTCATCGCGCGCCAGTAATCAGGAAATACGTCCGCTAAAGGTACTGATCCTGAATCTGATGCCGAAGAAAATTGAGACGGAAAACCAGTTCCTGCGGCTGCTCTCCAACTCTCCGCTGCAGGTGGACATCCAGCTGCTGCGCATTGATAGCCGTGAATCTCGCAACACGCCCAGCGAACATCTCAATAACTTTTACTGCAATTTTGAAGATATCCAGCACGATAACTATGACGGCCTGATTGTGACCGGCGCGCCGCTTGGCCTGGTCGAATTTAACGACGTCGCTTACTGGCCACAGATCCAGCAGGTCCTGGAGTGGGCCAAAGATCATGTCACCTCTACGCTGTTTGTCTGCTGGGCCGTGCAGGCCGCGCTGAATATTTTGTATGGCATTCCGAAGCAAACTCGGGATGAAAAACTATCTGGCGTCTACGAGCACCATGTCACCCAGCCTCATGCTTTGCTGACGCGCGGCTTTGACGATTCATTTCTTGCGCCGCACTCTCGCTATGCCGACTTCCCCGCCCAGCTGATCCGCGATTATACGGATCTGGAGATTTTTGCCGAAACCGAACAGGGCGATGCCTATCTGTTTGGCAGCAGGGATAAGCGCATCGCATTCGTGACGGGCCATCCGGAATACGATCCTTTAACGCTGTCCGGAGAGTATTTCCGCGATGTTGATGCGGGACTCGAGCCTGATGTGCCCTATAACTACTTCCCTGGGGACGATCCGGCGAAAAAACCTCGTGCCACCTGGCGTAGCCATGGCAATTTACTGTTCACCAACTGGCTGAACTATTACGTCTACCAGATCACGCCATTCGATCTCCGCCGCATGAACCCTACGCTGGATTAA
- a CDS encoding YjaG family protein has translation MLQNPIHLRLEKLESWQHVTFMASLCERMYPNYAMFCQQTGFGDAQLYRKILDLIWETQTVKDAKVNFDSQLEKLEEAIPAADDYDIYGVYPAIDACVALSELVHSRLSGETLEHAIEVSKCSITSVAMLEMTQAGREMTDEELRANPAVEEEWDIQWEIFRLLADCEERDIELIKGLRADLREAGISNIGINLQQ, from the coding sequence ATGTTACAGAACCCAATTCATTTACGCCTGGAGAAGCTCGAAAGCTGGCAGCACGTCACCTTTATGGCCTCTCTGTGCGAGCGTATGTACCCGAACTACGCCATGTTTTGCCAGCAAACCGGCTTTGGTGATGCCCAGCTTTATCGCAAGATCCTCGACCTGATTTGGGAAACCCAAACGGTGAAAGACGCCAAAGTGAACTTTGATAGCCAGTTGGAAAAACTTGAAGAGGCAATTCCTGCGGCTGACGACTATGATATTTACGGTGTCTATCCGGCGATTGACGCTTGCGTGGCGCTGAGTGAGCTTGTCCATTCTCGTCTCTCAGGTGAAACGCTGGAGCACGCAATCGAAGTCAGTAAATGTTCAATCACTTCGGTGGCGATGCTGGAAATGACTCAGGCCGGTCGTGAAATGACCGACGAGGAGTTGAGAGCAAACCCGGCGGTAGAAGAGGAATGGGACATTCAGTGGGAGATTTTCCGACTGCTGGCGGACTGCGAAGAACGCGATATTGAGCTCATTAAAGGGCTTCGTGCTGACCTCCGTGAGGCCGGCATCAGTAATATCGGTATAAATTTGCAGCAATAA
- the hemE gene encoding uroporphyrinogen decarboxylase gives MTELKNDRYLRALQRLPVDITPVWMMRQAGRYLPEYKATRAQAGDFMSLCKNAELACEVTLQPLRRYALDAAILFSDILTIPDAMGLGLYFEAGEGPRFSSPIKSLADVQKLPIPDPEGELAYVMNAVRTIRRELKGEVPLIGFSGSPWTLATYMVEGGSSKAFTVIKKMMFAEPKALHLLLDKLAQSVTLYLNAQIRAGAQSVMIFDTWGGVLSGRDYKEFSLYYMHKIVDGLLRENDGRRVPVTLFTKGGGQWLEAMAETGCDALGLDWTTDIADARRRVGHKVALQGNMDPSMLYAQPARIEEEVATILAGFGQGEGHVFNLGHGIHQDVPPEHAGVFVEAVHRLSAQYHRA, from the coding sequence ATGACTGAACTGAAGAACGATCGTTACCTGCGCGCCCTGCAGCGCTTGCCGGTAGATATCACTCCGGTATGGATGATGCGCCAGGCCGGGCGTTATTTGCCGGAATATAAGGCAACGCGCGCTCAGGCCGGCGATTTTATGTCGCTGTGCAAAAACGCCGAGCTGGCCTGCGAAGTCACCCTGCAACCGCTGCGTCGGTATGCGCTTGATGCGGCGATCCTCTTCTCGGACATTTTGACCATTCCAGACGCAATGGGGCTTGGGCTGTACTTTGAAGCCGGTGAAGGCCCGCGCTTTAGCTCCCCAATTAAAAGCCTGGCCGATGTTCAAAAGCTGCCGATTCCAGACCCGGAAGGCGAGCTGGCTTACGTGATGAACGCGGTGCGTACCATTCGCCGCGAGCTGAAAGGCGAAGTCCCGCTGATTGGCTTCTCCGGCAGCCCGTGGACGCTGGCCACCTATATGGTGGAAGGCGGCAGCAGCAAAGCGTTTACCGTGATTAAGAAAATGATGTTTGCCGAGCCAAAAGCGCTGCATCTGCTGCTGGATAAGCTGGCACAGAGCGTGACGCTCTACCTGAACGCGCAAATCCGCGCGGGCGCGCAGTCGGTGATGATCTTCGATACCTGGGGCGGCGTGCTTAGCGGCCGTGACTACAAAGAATTCTCGCTTTACTACATGCACAAAATCGTCGACGGCCTGCTGCGTGAAAACGACGGTCGCCGTGTGCCGGTGACGCTGTTCACCAAAGGCGGCGGTCAGTGGCTTGAAGCCATGGCGGAAACCGGCTGCGACGCGCTGGGCCTGGACTGGACGACGGACATAGCCGACGCTCGCCGTCGCGTAGGTCATAAAGTCGCTCTGCAGGGTAATATGGATCCTTCCATGCTTTACGCTCAGCCTGCACGTATCGAAGAAGAAGTTGCCACTATTCTTGCCGGCTTCGGCCAGGGAGAAGGGCACGTCTTTAACCTGGGCCACGGTATTCATCAGGATGTTCCGCCGGAGCATGCAGGCGTCTTTGTGGAAGCGGTGCATCGCCTGTCGGCGCAATATCATCGCGCTTAA
- a CDS encoding DUF1481 domain-containing protein, protein MNSFNRGAFTPLLSVWRPLLALAGALVLTACSSNNLPPFTATGYVADQGVVRIWRKDNADESTHILTAFSPWQHGATTTGEYRWQGDKLTFIELNIQGKQPEHVKVRFDDHGELSFMQREVNSQKQQLSNDQVALYQFNANRIRETSEALRIGHVVLRQGRWHQNGTVTTCEGETLSPKLDSASLSHIARRQSNSSLDVSIAWLEAPEGSQLLLVANQNFCSWQPRPGDF, encoded by the coding sequence GTGAACAGTTTTAACAGAGGGGCGTTTACGCCCCTTTTGTCCGTCTGGCGCCCACTACTGGCGCTGGCGGGTGCGTTAGTGCTCACGGCATGCAGCAGCAATAATCTCCCTCCTTTTACCGCCACTGGCTATGTTGCCGACCAGGGCGTAGTCCGCATCTGGCGTAAAGACAACGCCGATGAGTCCACCCACATACTTACCGCCTTTAGTCCGTGGCAGCACGGGGCAACTACCACCGGTGAATACCGCTGGCAGGGCGATAAGCTGACCTTTATCGAGCTCAATATTCAGGGTAAGCAGCCGGAGCATGTCAAAGTCCGCTTTGACGACCACGGTGAGCTGAGCTTTATGCAGCGCGAAGTCAACAGCCAGAAGCAGCAACTCTCCAACGATCAGGTCGCTTTGTACCAGTTCAATGCCAACCGTATTCGGGAAACAAGCGAAGCGCTACGCATTGGCCACGTTGTGCTGCGTCAGGGGCGTTGGCACCAGAACGGCACGGTAACGACCTGCGAAGGGGAAACGCTATCGCCTAAGCTTGATAGCGCCTCACTGAGCCACATCGCGCGTCGTCAGAGCAACTCTTCTCTCGACGTCAGTATTGCCTGGCTGGAAGCGCCGGAAGGTTCACAGCTGCTGCTGGTGGCGAACCAGAACTTCTGCAGCTGGCAGCCCAGGCCTGGCGATTTCTAG
- the purD gene encoding phosphoribosylamine--glycine ligase, with protein MKVLVIGNGGREHALAWKAAQSPLVRTVFVAPGNAGTALEPALQNVAISATDIPALVSFAQNEKIDLTIVGPEAPLVIGVVDAFRAAGLKIFGPTEGAAQLEGSKAFTKDFLARHNIPTAEYQNFTEVEPALAYLREKGAPIVIKADGLAAGKGVIVAMTLEEAEAAVNDMLAGNAFGDAGHRIVIEEFLDGEEASFIVMVDGEHVLPMATSQDHKRVGDGDTGPNTGGMGAYSPAPVVTDEVHQRTMERVIWPTVRGMAAEGNTYTGFLYAGLMIDKQGNPKVIEFNCRFGDPETQPIMLRLQSDLVELCLAACDGKLDEKDSKWDERPALGIVLAAGGYPADYRNGDVIHGLPLEEVADGKVFHAGTKLSEDDLVLTNGGRVLCVTALGETVAKAQQRALELKKDIHWDGSFSRSDIGYRAIAREDAK; from the coding sequence ATGAAAGTTTTAGTTATTGGTAACGGCGGGCGCGAACATGCGCTGGCCTGGAAAGCCGCTCAGTCTCCTTTAGTACGCACCGTCTTTGTTGCTCCAGGTAACGCGGGCACCGCGCTGGAACCTGCGCTGCAGAACGTCGCCATCAGTGCCACGGATATTCCGGCCCTGGTGAGTTTTGCGCAGAACGAAAAAATCGACTTAACCATCGTCGGCCCTGAAGCCCCGCTGGTCATTGGCGTAGTGGATGCATTCCGCGCCGCCGGGCTGAAGATCTTCGGGCCAACCGAAGGCGCCGCGCAGCTGGAAGGCTCGAAGGCCTTCACCAAAGACTTCCTGGCTCGTCATAACATTCCGACGGCGGAATACCAGAACTTTACCGAAGTTGAGCCTGCGCTGGCTTACCTGCGTGAAAAAGGTGCGCCAATCGTGATTAAGGCCGACGGCCTGGCCGCGGGAAAAGGCGTTATTGTGGCGATGACCCTGGAAGAAGCGGAAGCCGCCGTGAATGACATGCTGGCCGGGAACGCGTTTGGCGATGCGGGCCACCGCATTGTTATTGAAGAGTTCCTCGACGGCGAAGAAGCCAGCTTTATCGTGATGGTTGACGGCGAGCACGTCCTGCCGATGGCCACCAGCCAGGATCATAAGCGAGTTGGCGACGGCGATACGGGCCCGAACACCGGCGGGATGGGAGCTTACTCCCCGGCTCCGGTTGTTACGGATGAAGTTCATCAGCGCACCATGGAACGCGTGATTTGGCCGACCGTACGCGGTATGGCTGCCGAGGGGAACACCTACACCGGCTTCCTGTACGCCGGGTTGATGATCGATAAGCAGGGTAATCCGAAGGTGATTGAGTTCAACTGCCGCTTTGGTGATCCAGAAACCCAGCCCATCATGCTGCGTCTGCAGTCAGACCTGGTCGAACTGTGCCTCGCGGCCTGCGACGGCAAGCTTGATGAGAAAGACTCTAAGTGGGACGAACGTCCGGCACTGGGCATCGTGCTGGCGGCGGGCGGTTATCCAGCCGATTATCGCAACGGAGACGTTATCCACGGCCTGCCGCTGGAAGAAGTGGCCGACGGCAAGGTCTTCCATGCCGGCACTAAGCTCAGCGAAGATGACCTTGTGCTTACCAACGGCGGGCGAGTTCTCTGCGTGACCGCACTCGGCGAGACGGTTGCTAAGGCTCAGCAGCGCGCGCTGGAGCTGAAAAAAGATATTCACTGGGATGGCAGCTTCAGCCGCTCGGATATCGGCTACCGCGCCATTGCGCGTGAAGACGCGAAGTAA
- the nfi gene encoding deoxyribonuclease V (cleaves DNA at apurinic or apyrimidinic sites), with translation MDLAALREQQLDLAAKVIREDRLDQDPPRLIAGADVGFEQSGDVTRAAFVLLSYPSLDLVEYQVARMATAMPYIPGFLSFREYPALLEAWSMLSQKPDLVFVDGHGISHPRRLGVASHFGLLVDVPTIGVAKKRLCGKFAPLGDEPGARAPLMDKGEQLAWVWRSKKRCNPLFVSTGHRVSLDGALTWVERCMAGYRLPEPTRWADAVASGRPAFKRLQAIGR, from the coding sequence ATGGATCTCGCAGCATTACGAGAGCAGCAGCTGGATCTGGCCGCAAAGGTGATCCGCGAGGATCGCCTTGACCAGGATCCGCCGCGTTTGATCGCCGGGGCCGATGTGGGGTTTGAACAAAGCGGAGACGTCACCCGCGCGGCCTTCGTTTTGTTGAGCTATCCGTCCCTTGATCTGGTTGAATATCAGGTGGCGAGAATGGCTACCGCCATGCCCTATATCCCCGGTTTTTTATCTTTTCGAGAATACCCTGCGCTGCTTGAAGCGTGGAGTATGCTTTCGCAGAAACCCGATCTGGTGTTTGTGGACGGGCACGGCATCTCGCATCCCCGCCGTTTAGGCGTAGCCAGCCATTTTGGGCTGCTGGTGGACGTGCCAACTATCGGCGTAGCGAAAAAGCGGCTGTGCGGAAAGTTTGCACCGCTGGGCGACGAGCCGGGCGCTCGTGCGCCGTTGATGGACAAAGGCGAACAGCTGGCGTGGGTCTGGCGCAGTAAAAAACGCTGTAACCCGTTGTTTGTTTCTACCGGGCACCGAGTGAGCCTCGACGGCGCGTTAACATGGGTTGAGCGCTGTATGGCGGGCTACCGTCTGCCGGAGCCGACCCGCTGGGCCGATGCCGTCGCCTCCGGGCGTCCGGCCTTTAAGCGCCTGCAAGCAATTGGCAGGTGA